The following proteins are co-located in the Clostridiales bacterium genome:
- a CDS encoding PLP-dependent transferase, translating to MNQKTICIHGCKEKKDLTGSVSVPIYQSATFAHPAVGKSTGYDYSRQQNPTREHLECTVAALEGGSHAVAFTSGMAAITALMELFQPGDHIIASEDLYGGSIRLFEQINKKNGLRFSYADTSDATKIEALITKDTKAVFIETPSNPTMIVTDIKAVSELTKPRGILLIVDNTFLTPYFQKPLQLGADIIVHSGTKYLCGHNDTLAGFLVTEDQKLGEKLRHLLMSLGSCLSPFDSWLLIRGIKTLAIRMEKQQENAIAIAHWLKTHPKVKKVYYAGLSEHPSYEISSTQASGFGSMISFTVDSEATAVQVLEKVELILYAESLGGVETLITYPMLQTHADLTKEERDARGINETLLRLSVGLEFAEDLISDLKQALD from the coding sequence ATGAATCAGAAAACCATATGCATCCATGGCTGTAAAGAAAAAAAAGACCTGACTGGTTCAGTTAGCGTTCCCATTTATCAGTCTGCAACCTTTGCCCACCCTGCTGTAGGCAAGAGTACTGGATATGATTATTCCAGACAGCAAAACCCTACCAGGGAGCATCTTGAATGCACCGTAGCAGCATTAGAAGGCGGCAGCCATGCTGTTGCTTTTACGTCTGGTATGGCTGCCATCACTGCCTTAATGGAACTCTTCCAGCCCGGGGACCATATCATCGCTTCTGAGGATTTATATGGCGGGTCGATTCGACTGTTTGAACAGATTAATAAGAAGAACGGATTGCGGTTCAGCTATGCGGACACATCAGATGCTACGAAAATAGAAGCTTTGATTACAAAAGATACAAAGGCGGTTTTTATTGAAACGCCATCAAATCCGACCATGATCGTCACCGATATCAAAGCCGTTTCTGAGCTGACTAAACCGCGCGGAATCCTTTTGATCGTCGACAATACATTTTTGACACCATATTTCCAAAAACCACTTCAGCTTGGAGCAGATATCATCGTACACAGCGGAACGAAATACCTTTGCGGACATAATGATACCCTTGCAGGATTTTTGGTTACAGAGGATCAGAAGCTCGGAGAGAAGCTGCGCCATCTCTTGATGTCTCTGGGTTCATGTCTCTCCCCTTTTGACAGTTGGCTGCTGATCCGAGGAATTAAGACTCTTGCAATCAGAATGGAAAAGCAGCAGGAAAATGCTATTGCAATCGCCCATTGGCTGAAAACTCATCCAAAGGTTAAAAAAGTCTATTATGCGGGGTTATCGGAGCACCCTTCCTATGAGATTTCATCAACGCAGGCTTCCGGCTTCGGCTCTATGATATCCTTCACCGTTGACAGCGAAGCAACCGCAGTACAGGTACTTGAAAAGGTGGAACTGATTCTATACGCAGAAAGTCTTGGCGGAGTAGAAACACTGATTACGTACCCAATGCTTCAGACCCATGCAGACCTTACTAAGGAAGAACGTGATGCCAGAGGTATTAATGAAACCCTGCTTCGTCTTTCTGTTGGTCTGGAATTCGCAGAAGACCTTATTTCCGATTTAAAACAGGCCCTTGATTAA
- a CDS encoding flagellar motor protein — protein MDLFLIIFTVIGFGSVIGGFLLEGGHITGLLAPTSALIIIGGTIGAVGIAFPNSELKEIPRILRVLFRDQKYDFVGLMNRMKAMCVQVRQSGLLSLESQIDSEPDGLMRKGMRMIVDGTSPNYTREALELSLDVITDRHNARAKIFEAAGGYSPTMGIIGTVLGLVHVLSDLEEPDTLGPKIAMAFTATLYGIGLANLLWLPIAGKLKAKNQMETLYKSMIIEGLLLIQEGVNTNYMEEKLSSFLSEAQLSYKGSRSDGSGRRQKG, from the coding sequence ATGGATCTATTCTTAATCATCTTTACAGTAATCGGTTTTGGTTCAGTCATCGGCGGATTTCTTCTGGAGGGCGGACATATTACCGGTCTCCTTGCTCCCACCAGTGCCTTGATCATTATCGGAGGAACCATTGGAGCCGTAGGTATCGCTTTTCCAAATAGCGAGCTGAAAGAGATTCCAAGAATTTTAAGAGTTTTGTTTAGAGATCAGAAATATGATTTTGTCGGCTTGATGAATCGAATGAAGGCAATGTGTGTTCAGGTTCGTCAAAGCGGGCTGTTAAGTCTGGAAAGTCAAATTGATTCAGAGCCAGACGGCCTTATGAGAAAAGGGATGAGAATGATCGTCGACGGCACTTCCCCCAATTATACAAGGGAAGCATTGGAGCTCTCATTGGACGTGATTACAGACAGACATAATGCAAGAGCGAAAATCTTTGAAGCTGCAGGCGGTTATTCCCCTACCATGGGTATCATCGGTACTGTTCTTGGTTTGGTTCACGTGCTAAGCGATCTGGAAGAACCGGATACTCTGGGTCCCAAGATTGCAATGGCATTTACAGCCACCCTCTATGGTATCGGGCTTGCCAATCTATTGTGGCTTCCCATTGCCGGCAAGTTGAAAGCAAAAAATCAAATGGAAACTTTGTACAAGTCTATGATCATCGAAGGACTTCTGCTTATCCAAGAAGGCGTGAATACCAACTATATGGAGGAAAAATTGTCAAGCTTTTTGTCTGAGGCACAGCTCTCTTATAAAGGGTCCCGCAGTGATGGCTCCGGCAGAAGGCAGAAAGGCTGA
- a CDS encoding translocation-enhancing protein TepA → MDKNTDINIKTESDVIWSSGERKGNEKHQEKEKNHKEASKARNTDKGNNDDQNQEPNPKENIDNFGVIGNAFNFQSDIQYLTIIGNVEGHIVLPPNNKTTKYENIIPQLVAIEENPNIKGLLTILNTVGGDVEAGLALSELITTLSKPTVSLVLGGGHSIGIPLATASNYSFIAESATMTLHPIRMTGLVIGAEPTYDYFRKMQDRIVEFITRTSKADRDQIVKLMNATDNMAADIGTIIVGQEAVDIGLIDEVGGLNRALMKLKELITEG, encoded by the coding sequence ATGGATAAAAATACTGATATAAACATTAAAACAGAATCTGATGTGATTTGGTCCTCTGGAGAGCGAAAAGGAAACGAGAAACATCAGGAAAAGGAAAAGAATCACAAAGAAGCCAGCAAAGCCAGAAATACAGACAAAGGCAATAATGATGATCAAAACCAAGAACCAAATCCAAAAGAGAACATTGATAATTTTGGAGTGATCGGCAACGCATTTAACTTCCAAAGTGATATTCAGTACCTAACGATTATTGGCAACGTTGAGGGACATATTGTTCTTCCTCCCAATAATAAAACAACGAAATATGAAAACATTATCCCCCAATTAGTAGCGATAGAGGAAAATCCTAATATCAAAGGCTTACTGACCATACTCAATACTGTTGGTGGTGATGTGGAAGCCGGACTAGCACTTTCTGAATTGATTACTACGTTGTCAAAACCCACGGTTTCTCTTGTGCTAGGTGGAGGACACAGCATCGGTATTCCCCTTGCCACTGCAAGCAACTATTCCTTTATTGCTGAAAGCGCGACGATGACGCTGCATCCTATCAGAATGACCGGACTGGTCATCGGTGCAGAGCCCACATATGATTATTTTCGAAAAATGCAGGATCGCATCGTCGAGTTCATAACAAGAACGTCAAAAGCAGATCGAGACCAGATTGTAAAATTAATGAATGCAACAGATAATATGGCTGCTGACATCGGAACGATTATTGTCGGTCAGGAAGCGGTAGACATCGGATTAATTGATGAAGTTGGCGGTCTGAACAGAGCCTTGATGAAATTAAAAGAGCTTATCACAGAAGGCTGA
- a CDS encoding cytochrome C551, whose amino-acid sequence MEDRTLVCQDCGQDFVFTVGEQEFYKEKGFDNEPKRCKECREKKKNERRSFRNDR is encoded by the coding sequence ATGGAAGACAGAACACTCGTATGTCAAGACTGCGGACAGGATTTCGTATTCACAGTTGGAGAACAGGAATTCTACAAAGAGAAAGGTTTTGATAACGAACCAAAAAGATGTAAGGAATGCAGAGAGAAGAAGAAGAACGAAAGAAGAAGCTTCAGAAACGACCGTTAA
- a CDS encoding J domain-containing protein: MQNPYEVLGIKEGASQEEIKAAYREQVKKYHPDKYQNNPLQDLAEEKLQEINEAYETLTKNNGNGNYQNYTSGMKNNGNQGQSSEFAEIRRMIDRGNLPGAEATLGRVRTRNAEWFFLNGMIALRKGWYDEAVNQVQTAMSMDPSNMEYRNAMNSIMASGAGYRTNSYGRGYNSNDELCRMLQCYCCADALCDCI; this comes from the coding sequence ATGCAGAATCCATATGAAGTACTCGGAATAAAAGAAGGAGCAAGCCAGGAGGAAATAAAAGCTGCTTATAGAGAGCAGGTTAAAAAATATCATCCTGATAAATACCAGAATAATCCGCTGCAGGATCTGGCGGAAGAAAAGCTTCAGGAAATCAACGAAGCTTATGAGACCCTTACAAAAAACAACGGAAATGGAAACTATCAAAACTATACAAGTGGTATGAAAAACAATGGGAACCAGGGACAAAGTTCTGAGTTCGCAGAAATTAGAAGAATGATTGACAGAGGAAATCTACCGGGTGCGGAAGCGACTTTAGGCAGGGTCAGAACGCGTAATGCAGAATGGTTTTTCTTAAACGGCATGATTGCGCTTAGAAAAGGCTGGTATGATGAAGCGGTAAATCAGGTACAAACGGCTATGTCCATGGATCCTAGCAATATGGAATATCGAAACGCAATGAACAGTATAATGGCATCAGGAGCTGGTTACAGAACCAATTCATATGGAAGAGGCTATAACAGCAATGATGAATTATGCAGAATGCTTCAGTGCTATTGCTGTGCTGATGCGTTATGTGACTGCATCTAA
- a CDS encoding glycine--tRNA ligase: MSKEFSMDKITALAKSRGFVFPGSEIYGGLANTWDYGPVGVELKNNVKKAWWKKFVQESKYNVGLDAAILMNPKAWVASGHVGGFADPLIDCKSCQSRFRADKLIEDYIKDNDQMTVTVDGWSNDKLEAYVKEKAIPCPECGKSDYTSIRQFNLMFKTFQGVTEDSKAEIYLRPETAQGIFVNFKNVQRTARKKMPFGIAQIGKSFRNEITPGNFTFRTREFEQMELEFFCRPGTDLEWFAYWKEYCVNWLKTLGLREENIKLRDHDQEELSHYSNATTDIEFKFPFGWGELWGIADRTDFDLKQHIEHSGQDMSYQDPETNEKYVPYCIEPSLGADRVTLAFLVDAYDEEVLTDANGKEDVRTVMRFHPALAPFKAAVLPLTKKQCEQAEALHEELSKYFMVDYDVPGSIGKRYRREDEIGTPFCITVDFDTETDKSVTIRDRDTMEQIRIPISEVKKYIEDKLVF, encoded by the coding sequence ATGAGCAAGGAATTTTCAATGGACAAGATTACCGCGCTGGCGAAATCAAGAGGATTTGTTTTCCCAGGCTCGGAAATTTACGGCGGATTGGCTAACACATGGGATTACGGTCCGGTTGGGGTGGAACTAAAGAATAACGTAAAGAAGGCCTGGTGGAAGAAATTCGTCCAGGAATCCAAATACAATGTCGGACTCGATGCCGCGATTCTTATGAATCCAAAGGCATGGGTGGCATCAGGACATGTAGGAGGCTTTGCGGATCCGCTTATCGACTGTAAAAGCTGTCAGTCCCGTTTCAGAGCAGACAAGTTGATTGAAGATTATATCAAGGATAACGATCAGATGACGGTTACTGTGGACGGCTGGTCCAATGACAAGCTTGAAGCGTATGTTAAGGAAAAGGCAATCCCTTGTCCAGAGTGCGGCAAGAGTGATTATACCTCAATCAGGCAGTTTAATCTGATGTTTAAAACCTTCCAGGGAGTAACAGAGGATTCGAAAGCGGAGATTTACCTGAGACCTGAAACAGCACAGGGAATTTTCGTCAATTTCAAGAATGTGCAGAGAACAGCTAGAAAGAAAATGCCCTTTGGTATCGCCCAGATTGGTAAATCCTTTAGAAATGAGATCACACCAGGTAATTTTACATTCCGAACCCGTGAATTCGAGCAGATGGAGCTGGAGTTTTTCTGCAGACCGGGAACCGATTTGGAATGGTTTGCTTATTGGAAAGAGTACTGCGTAAATTGGTTAAAAACTCTTGGACTGAGAGAAGAAAACATCAAGCTGAGAGATCACGATCAGGAAGAGCTTTCCCACTACAGCAACGCCACTACAGACATCGAATTTAAGTTCCCCTTTGGCTGGGGCGAACTGTGGGGCATTGCAGACCGTACTGATTTCGATTTAAAACAGCATATTGAACATTCCGGACAGGATATGTCCTATCAGGACCCTGAAACGAATGAAAAGTATGTTCCGTATTGTATCGAACCTTCTCTTGGAGCTGACAGAGTGACACTTGCTTTTCTAGTTGACGCTTACGACGAGGAAGTTTTAACCGATGCAAATGGAAAGGAAGACGTGAGAACGGTGATGCGTTTTCATCCGGCATTAGCACCTTTTAAAGCCGCAGTTCTTCCCTTAACAAAGAAACAGTGCGAGCAGGCAGAAGCGCTTCACGAAGAATTATCTAAATATTTCATGGTTGATTATGACGTACCCGGAAGCATCGGAAAGAGATATCGAAGAGAAGATGAAATCGGCACTCCATTCTGTATAACCGTCGATTTCGATACCGAAACTGATAAGAGTGTAACAATCCGTGATCGTGATACAATGGAACAGATAAGAATACCTATCTCAGAAGTAAAGAAATATATTGAAGATAAATTGGTATTTTAA
- a CDS encoding CpaF family protein, translated as MINSRHGQLSDKEVLELIENFILDDQRMDSLTFREKSEVIHSIFNITRKDLDLLQPYADDRDVSEIMVNGTDNIFIEKNGKVLKLNIRFETKEDLEEIIRRIAARVHREINELNPIVDARLEDGSRVHAVYKNVALNGPILTIRRFPENRISMEGLIKRETISREAAEFLKTLVKSGYNIFISGGTSSGKTTFLNVLSEYIPSDERVIVIEDSAELQINGIENIVRLESKNANVQGKGEVNIRQLIKASLRMRPNRIIVGEVRGEEVLDMIQAMNTGHDGSLSTGHGNSPEGMLSRLEAMFLQAADYPIEAIRAQIAEAIDIIVHLGRLPDRSRKVLEIAEIMEYTGGKIEINTLFKYEMNQLNDFAHSAHSEKPLPLGALTKTENRLVDTMKLKMNGAFL; from the coding sequence ATGATCAACAGCCGTCATGGACAACTCAGCGATAAAGAGGTTTTGGAGCTGATTGAAAACTTTATTCTTGATGACCAGCGGATGGACAGTCTGACATTTCGTGAGAAGAGTGAAGTGATACATAGCATCTTTAATATCACAAGGAAAGATCTCGATCTGCTGCAGCCCTATGCAGATGACCGTGATGTCAGTGAAATCATGGTCAATGGAACAGATAACATCTTTATCGAAAAAAATGGGAAGGTTCTCAAACTTAATATTCGATTTGAAACGAAAGAGGATCTGGAAGAAATTATACGAAGAATTGCAGCTAGGGTTCACCGGGAAATCAATGAATTAAACCCCATTGTAGATGCAAGGCTTGAAGATGGATCACGAGTTCATGCTGTATATAAAAATGTTGCACTCAACGGTCCCATTCTGACGATAAGGCGCTTTCCGGAAAATAGAATTTCAATGGAGGGCTTAATCAAAAGAGAAACCATTAGCAGGGAAGCTGCCGAATTTCTAAAGACGCTTGTCAAATCTGGCTACAATATTTTCATATCGGGTGGGACAAGCTCCGGAAAAACAACGTTTCTAAACGTGTTATCGGAATATATTCCGTCGGATGAAAGAGTCATTGTGATTGAAGACTCGGCAGAACTTCAAATTAACGGGATAGAGAATATTGTTCGGTTGGAGAGCAAAAATGCAAATGTACAGGGCAAAGGCGAGGTAAATATCCGGCAACTTATAAAAGCTTCCTTAAGAATGCGTCCCAACAGAATTATTGTTGGAGAAGTGAGAGGGGAGGAAGTCCTAGATATGATACAAGCAATGAACACTGGGCATGACGGATCATTATCGACAGGACATGGAAACTCACCGGAAGGGATGCTATCAAGGTTGGAAGCGATGTTCCTTCAGGCAGCTGATTATCCCATCGAGGCAATCAGAGCCCAGATTGCGGAAGCAATTGACATTATCGTCCACTTGGGCAGGCTTCCTGATCGAAGCAGAAAAGTGTTGGAAATCGCTGAAATTATGGAATATACCGGTGGTAAGATTGAGATTAATACACTATTTAAGTACGAAATGAATCAATTGAATGATTTCGCTCATTCCGCTCATTCAGAAAAGCCCCTTCCCTTGGGTGCATTAACAAAAACAGAGAATCGATTGGTTGACACGATGAAGCTAAAGATGAATGGAGCATTTTTATGA
- a CDS encoding low molecular weight phosphotyrosine protein phosphatase yields the protein MIKIMFVCHGNICRSPMAEFVFKDMVQKKGLQEQFSIASSATSTEEIGNPVHRGTRRKLAEYGISSDGKCAIQFRRADYDSYDYIIAMDSNNVRNISRIIGHDSDGKISRLLDFTNRSGDIADPWYTGNFDLTYHDVMEGCKALLTQILNEKKAV from the coding sequence ATGATTAAAATTATGTTTGTTTGCCACGGAAATATCTGCAGATCACCAATGGCAGAATTTGTGTTTAAAGATATGGTACAGAAGAAGGGGCTCCAAGAGCAATTCTCGATTGCTTCTTCTGCAACCAGTACGGAGGAAATAGGAAATCCGGTACATAGGGGAACCAGGAGAAAACTTGCAGAATACGGAATTTCTTCTGATGGAAAATGCGCAATTCAATTTCGGAGAGCTGATTACGACAGCTATGATTATATTATTGCTATGGATAGTAACAACGTAAGAAATATTTCAAGGATCATCGGTCATGATAGTGATGGGAAAATATCACGACTACTGGACTTCACAAATCGGTCGGGAGACATTGCAGACCCCTGGTATACTGGGAATTTTGATCTTACGTATCACGATGTGATGGAAGGCTGCAAAGCACTGCTGACGCAGATTCTGAATGAAAAAAAAGCAGTGTAA
- a CDS encoding OmpA family protein encodes MARKKKQEAEHDNSERWLLTYSDLITLLMIFFVVMYAMSNIDAQKYQILSQSLEGALNPAALTGNGEGSGSGEGGDLSIDDLAEALSDGSTDKLDPELVAAAEEIQNLIRQNGLEDKVSVSVQERGVVVGLMNTILFDSGSAQIKQDAMPTLIAIGQIANGVHNYIRIEGNTDDVPQSSEKFPSNWELSVIRATEVVKLLIAKSGVEPARISAVGYGEYRPSVPNTSAETRAKNRKVDIVILNDQLDKSESSMSGSTETSAGTNEGASSDVTENSQ; translated from the coding sequence ATGGCACGAAAGAAAAAACAGGAAGCCGAGCATGATAACAGCGAGCGATGGCTACTGACTTATTCCGACTTAATCACGTTACTGATGATTTTTTTCGTTGTAATGTATGCCATGAGCAATATCGATGCTCAGAAATATCAAATCCTCTCTCAATCTCTCGAGGGCGCGCTGAATCCTGCTGCGTTAACCGGTAACGGTGAAGGCAGTGGTTCCGGGGAAGGCGGAGATCTCTCGATTGATGACCTTGCCGAAGCGTTGTCAGACGGCAGTACCGATAAGCTTGATCCCGAACTCGTTGCTGCAGCAGAAGAAATACAAAACCTCATCCGGCAAAACGGACTGGAGGATAAAGTCTCTGTTAGCGTTCAAGAGCGCGGAGTCGTTGTCGGACTAATGAATACCATTTTGTTTGATTCAGGCAGCGCTCAGATCAAGCAGGATGCCATGCCTACTTTGATCGCCATCGGCCAAATCGCCAACGGCGTTCACAATTATATTAGAATTGAAGGCAACACAGATGATGTTCCCCAAAGCTCTGAAAAATTTCCGAGTAACTGGGAGCTTTCCGTTATCAGAGCAACCGAAGTTGTTAAATTGCTGATTGCAAAGAGCGGCGTTGAACCCGCAAGAATTAGTGCCGTTGGGTATGGCGAATACCGCCCAAGCGTTCCAAATACATCTGCTGAAACCCGAGCTAAAAATCGTAAAGTTGATATTGTAATATTAAACGATCAGTTGGATAAGAGCGAATCTTCAATGAGCGGGAGTACAGAAACAAGTGCTGGAACAAATGAAGGCGCAAGCTCAGATGTAACAGAAAACTCTCAGTGA
- a CDS encoding pyruvate, phosphate dikinase produces the protein MGKKFVYLFNEGNGTMRDLLGGKGANLAEMTNLGMPVPQGFTITTEACTQYYADSETINDEIKAEIMQYIGEMEKITGKKFGDLENPLLVSVRSGSRASMPGMMDTILNLGLNDEVVESFAKKTNNPRFAYDSYRRFIQMYSDVVMEVGKAYFEKLIDEMKEKKGVHMDTELDADDLKELARQFKEAYKEKIGVDFPSDPVEQLFGAIKAVFRSWNNPRAIYYRRMNDIPSSWGTAVNVQSMVFGNMGDTSGTGVAFSRNPSTGEAKLYGEFLMNAQGEDVVAGIRTPQTIDQLKEQNPEVYDEFYKIVYTLEKHYKDMQDMEFTIEEGKLYMLQTRNGKRTAAAALKIACDLVAEGMITEKDAVKMIDPKQLDALLHPQFDTAALKAAQPIGAALPASPGAACGQVVFTAEDATDWTVNKGAKVILVRLETSPEDIEGMHYAQGILTVRGGMTSHAAVVARGMGTCCVSGCGEIKIDEAAKVFSLGGKEFHEGDWISLDGSTGKIYGEAIKTVEASISGNFNTIMEWADRYRTLKVRTNADTPKDAAQAIKFGAEGIGLCRTEHMFFDSERIAAMREMIVSKSEEQRRTALAKLLPMQRSDFEGIYEAMQGYPVTIRFLDPPLHEFLPTDEADIAALAKEMKMEVAELKAVITSLHEFNPMMGHRGCRLAVSYPEIAEMQTTAVIEAAINVQKAHPEWKMVPEIMIPLIGEIKELQYVKNVVVETANAIIAKSGIELKYMVGTMIEIPRAALTADEIASEAEFFSFGTNDLTQMTFGFSRDDAGSFLGAYYEKKIYESDPFARLDQNGVGKLVKMAVDLGKAARPGIKLGICGEHGGDPSSVEFCHKVGLNYVSCSPFRVPIARLAAAQAALKN, from the coding sequence ATGGGGAAAAAATTTGTCTACTTATTCAATGAGGGTAACGGCACCATGCGTGATCTTTTGGGTGGCAAAGGTGCAAACCTTGCCGAAATGACAAACCTGGGCATGCCTGTTCCGCAGGGCTTCACAATTACAACTGAGGCCTGTACTCAATACTATGCTGACAGTGAAACCATCAATGACGAAATCAAGGCTGAAATCATGCAGTACATCGGCGAGATGGAAAAGATAACCGGAAAAAAATTCGGTGACCTTGAAAATCCGCTGCTTGTTTCAGTAAGATCCGGATCCAGAGCATCTATGCCTGGTATGATGGATACCATTCTGAACCTTGGTTTAAACGACGAAGTTGTTGAAAGCTTTGCAAAGAAAACAAACAACCCGCGTTTTGCATACGACTCCTACCGCCGTTTCATTCAAATGTATTCCGACGTTGTTATGGAAGTTGGAAAAGCCTACTTTGAAAAGCTCATCGATGAGATGAAAGAAAAGAAGGGCGTACATATGGATACGGAACTCGATGCTGATGATCTGAAAGAGCTTGCGAGACAGTTTAAGGAAGCTTATAAAGAGAAAATCGGCGTAGATTTCCCCAGTGATCCTGTAGAGCAGCTCTTTGGCGCAATCAAGGCTGTATTCAGATCCTGGAATAATCCGAGAGCAATCTATTACCGAAGAATGAACGATATCCCATCCTCATGGGGAACTGCTGTTAACGTACAGTCCATGGTATTCGGAAACATGGGTGACACCTCCGGAACTGGCGTAGCTTTTTCCAGAAATCCATCCACCGGAGAAGCAAAACTGTACGGTGAATTTTTGATGAATGCACAAGGTGAAGACGTTGTTGCAGGAATCAGAACTCCCCAGACCATCGATCAACTAAAGGAGCAAAATCCTGAGGTTTACGATGAATTCTATAAAATTGTTTATACCCTGGAAAAGCACTATAAAGACATGCAGGATATGGAATTCACCATTGAAGAAGGCAAGCTTTATATGCTTCAGACACGAAACGGAAAGAGAACTGCTGCTGCGGCACTTAAAATTGCTTGCGACCTTGTAGCAGAAGGCATGATCACAGAAAAAGATGCAGTAAAGATGATTGATCCCAAACAGCTTGATGCGTTGCTGCATCCCCAATTTGATACTGCTGCCCTCAAAGCTGCACAGCCCATCGGTGCCGCACTCCCTGCGTCACCTGGAGCAGCCTGCGGACAGGTCGTATTTACCGCAGAAGATGCTACAGACTGGACCGTCAACAAGGGCGCAAAAGTAATCCTCGTTCGTCTTGAAACCTCTCCTGAAGATATTGAAGGAATGCACTATGCTCAGGGTATCCTGACTGTAAGAGGTGGAATGACCTCTCATGCTGCGGTAGTTGCCCGTGGAATGGGAACCTGCTGCGTATCCGGATGCGGTGAAATTAAGATTGATGAAGCTGCAAAAGTTTTTAGCCTCGGCGGAAAGGAATTCCATGAAGGAGACTGGATCTCTCTGGATGGTTCCACCGGAAAAATCTACGGTGAAGCGATTAAGACTGTAGAAGCGTCAATTTCTGGAAACTTCAACACCATCATGGAATGGGCTGACAGGTATAGAACTCTAAAGGTCAGAACCAATGCGGACACACCTAAGGACGCTGCTCAAGCCATCAAATTTGGTGCAGAAGGGATCGGCCTTTGCAGAACTGAGCACATGTTCTTTGATTCCGAAAGAATCGCTGCGATGAGAGAGATGATCGTATCGAAGTCGGAAGAGCAGAGAAGAACCGCTCTGGCAAAGCTGCTTCCAATGCAGAGAAGTGATTTTGAAGGCATCTATGAGGCTATGCAGGGTTATCCTGTTACCATCCGGTTCCTGGATCCGCCGCTTCATGAATTCCTGCCTACAGATGAAGCTGACATTGCAGCTCTTGCAAAGGAGATGAAGATGGAAGTTGCTGAGCTGAAGGCTGTTATTACCTCTCTGCACGAATTCAATCCGATGATGGGACACAGAGGCTGCCGTCTGGCGGTATCCTATCCAGAAATCGCTGAAATGCAGACCACGGCTGTCATCGAAGCCGCTATCAACGTTCAGAAGGCACATCCGGAGTGGAAGATGGTTCCTGAAATCATGATTCCGCTGATCGGCGAAATTAAAGAGCTTCAGTACGTCAAGAATGTTGTAGTAGAAACTGCCAATGCTATTATAGCGAAATCTGGTATTGAACTGAAGTACATGGTGGGAACCATGATCGAAATCCCAAGAGCAGCTCTCACAGCTGATGAGATCGCTTCTGAAGCCGAATTTTTCTCCTTCGGAACAAATGATCTCACTCAGATGACCTTTGGATTCAGCCGTGACGATGCAGGCTCCTTCTTGGGTGCTTACTACGAGAAAAAGATCTATGAAAGCGATCCATTTGCAAGACTGGATCAGAACGGCGTCGGCAAGCTTGTTAAGATGGCGGTTGACCTCGGTAAGGCAGCAAGACCTGGTATCAAGCTTGGAATCTGCGGAGAACACGGCGGAGATCCATCGTCTGTTGAGTTCTGCCACAAAGTAGGACTCAACTACGTATCCTGCTCACCGTTCAGAGTTCCTATCGCAAGATTGGCAGCTGCACAGGCTGCTCTGAAAAACTAG
- a CDS encoding YlmC/YmxH family sporulation protein, which produces MRLSDLGDKEIVNLANGSRHGQLADAELLFDESQGKIKAILVPDYHGRMSFLGSKDYLQLPWNSIRKIGEDIIIFESSEI; this is translated from the coding sequence ATGAGGCTCAGTGATTTAGGTGATAAAGAAATTGTAAATCTGGCAAACGGAAGCAGGCATGGTCAGCTTGCTGACGCAGAGCTCTTATTTGATGAAAGTCAGGGAAAAATTAAAGCCATACTCGTTCCTGATTATCACGGCAGAATGAGCTTTCTTGGGAGCAAAGACTATCTGCAGCTTCCCTGGAATTCTATCCGAAAAATCGGTGAGGATATTATTATTTTCGAATCATCGGAAATATAA